The Mesoplodon densirostris isolate mMesDen1 chromosome 8, mMesDen1 primary haplotype, whole genome shotgun sequence genomic interval TTACAATTTTGGCTCATAATTCTACTTCTGCGAATGTATCTTAATAAACAATAGGGGACTGGTAAAAGTATGGCACATGGAATACTATGCATTAAACCATTAAAAATGATTtagtatgggcctccctggtggcgcagtggttaagagtccgcctgccgatgcaggggatacgggttcgtgccccggtctgggaggatcccatatgccgcggagcggctgggcccgtgagccatggccgctgagcctgcgcgtccggagcctgtgctccgcaatgggagaggccacaacagcgagaggcccgcataccgcaaaaaaaaaaaaaaaaaaaaaaaaaaatgatttagtaGACTATACTGTAGTAGAAGAAAATGACATGGAAAATGCTCATGATATatgttaagttttaaaaagttatcaaACAGTGGTACTGTATCATCTcaagtatatatagatatagatgctGAAATAGATAAGTAGATCAATAGATCAATAGACAGATGTACGGGGTAGATgtagatataaatgtaaatacagaAATGCATATAGCtctagaatgtatatatatatatatatgtatgtgtacatatctatatttatagatatatttagatatacatctttttttgttttgattgtttttcaaagaatgatttattttttcaagatTTACAAGAACTGGTATTTATTACCATGTGGTTCAAAGTATATACCTTTACAACTCATTAgctatctcttttatacatagtatcaatagtgtatgtatgtcaatctcaatctctaTATAGATATCTTTTTACCTGTATCTAGATAAAATGTTAACAAAGATGGGATTTGGGGTGATTTAACATTTGTGTTATTTCCTTGTCTGTATTTTTCCTGAATAAATATGGATTTTCTTCAGTAAATATATGTTTCCTTCAATAAACAAGTATTACTTTATAacatggaaaaattatttaagtGGATGACACTAGAAGAAAAAACTCATATATTAACCAATTAAAAGActatatcagggcttccctggtggcacagtggttgagaatctgcctgctaatgcaggggacaggggtttgagccctggtctgggaggatcctacgtgccgtggagcaactaggcccgtgagccacaactactgagcctgcgcatctggagcctgtgctccgcaacaagaggggccacaatagtgagaggcccgcgcactgcgatgaagagtggcccccgcttgccacaactagagaaagtcctcgcacagaaacaaagacccaacacagcaaaagtaaataaataaattaataaactcctaccccaaatatctaaaaaaaaaaagactatatcatactcaaagaaaaaaatgcatatttttatgtgtttacaCTTTCCAAGCCCAAATCTATCAATGTAGTCTCATGCCCTTTAGGCTTTGTGGCAGGCAGAGCTGATCTCCTGTGCTGTAGGGTCTAGTGACATGGGAACCAAGTCACAGCCGCCATCCCAGGCCTTGGGTTGGGAACACTTGCACTTACAGCTTTTGAACTCCTAGGAACACCTGAGGCTACTGACTTTTCACACAAATTTGAGGGCAGTGAGCCTCCCATAATCTGAAACATGATAAAAGGGCATTTAATGGTTGCTTAATGTACTCTAAATTCATCTGGGAAACATCTTCAGATTTTTGAAGTGAAGATGAACCTAATTCCACACTGTACCTTTACATGGCAAGCAAAATGGTAGCTAACCTGTCAACCTACGTACTGATGGCTGAGGAGTACAGGGAAAATTGTTTTAGCATCCAATTCCTTCTTGTTTTATCTATCTAAGACTGCCTCCCCAGTTTAATAACAAAGGAGGAAATGTGGTTACCTCCACAAGGAAATACCACCTTAGAGTAGTCCTAGTATAATATCCTCCCTGTAGAATGCCGGCTCTTTAAGATGAAGgcgttaaagaaataaatatggaaatgtcATTTTTCAGCTATAGAAGATTGGGATTCAACCCGATGATGACAGAGGCCTAAGTGTTGTACACGTAAAATATAGGAATCATTAATGAATCCATTTTTGCATTATTATTTAAGCTATGGTATACTCCAGAAAATAGCACATAGAGTAGAAATGAATATATCCTAAAAGGTTCAGTGTAAAGGTCTCATGGAAGgagattcttttatattttttaattttcttgaatgTGGTTTGTAGGTTTTCCCCCCTCTTTTATGGGGCCCTTCTTAATTTATTCCTAATGTATCTAGCCACGAGGTACCACTTCTTCGACACTCAGGAGAAATGCATTTCACTTAAGTCTGAACCCTTTAGTTAATAGTCCTGCAGTTTCTGGACTTTGTAGTCTGTTCTCTGACTCACAAACATGCTTTGCTAGAATTGTAGCCACAATCACAATATTCAGAACAAGGACCATGAATGAAAACAGATGCAGATTGTTAAAAGGTTGAATCTGAGTTTCAATGCATTTGATACTGAAATTCTTAATTTCCACTTGCCCATCAATCCCTTTTCAAATGAATGCATTCTATGGCAGAATTAGTCTTCTATTTGtatgaagaaatgtctcttttcCTTCAGAAAAACAGTCTGGTTGCAGCGAGACTGATTACTACTACCACTATGAAACCTTATACTAGAGATACATGGAGCCCAGACACCTCAAGAATTCAAAGGAGTTAAACTGGAATCTTGCACAGTGTCGAGGTAAGGGATACACCTTACAAGTCTCATCTCAATTACATCCACTCTTGCTGAG includes:
- the CUZD1 gene encoding LOW QUALITY PROTEIN: CUB and zona pellucida-like domain-containing protein 1 (The sequence of the model RefSeq protein was modified relative to this genomic sequence to represent the inferred CDS: inserted 8 bases in 4 codons; deleted 1 base in 1 codon; substituted 6 bases at 6 genomic stop codons) — protein: MLECAVTLVLVEEGTKCGDIWWHWVQGCMMSPRLMLLRSTTSTTVWSLGALWESTVAKEKDKQLYFFESSSFGKPMLEAPYMWVXTKLFVQVSLCTSDPNLVVFQDTCSTTPXSDFASPTYDLSKSGCNXDETCKVYPLPRHCARFQFNSFEFLRCLGSMYLXYKVSXSGSSNQSRCNQTVFLKXKRDISSYKXKTNSAIECIHLKRDXWASGNXEFQYQMHXETQIQPFNNLHLFSFMVLVLNIVIVATILAKHFVSQRTDYKVQKLQDY